In one Umezawaea sp. Da 62-37 genomic region, the following are encoded:
- a CDS encoding GNAT family N-acetyltransferase translates to MRTSPFPATLRRQWSADLTTAQLYALLKLRSEVFVIEQSCLYADLDGRDLEPGTRHLWLEVDGSPEPLAYLRLLEEADGTFRIGRVVTARVARGRGYSRRLVEAALSEVGTVDCVLDAQTYVADFYGSFGFVAESAEFIEDGIPHLRMRRSR, encoded by the coding sequence GTGCGCACATCACCGTTCCCCGCCACGCTGCGCAGGCAGTGGTCGGCCGACCTGACCACCGCGCAGCTGTACGCGCTGCTGAAGTTGCGCAGCGAGGTGTTCGTGATCGAGCAGTCCTGCCTCTACGCGGACCTGGACGGCCGCGACCTCGAACCCGGCACCCGGCACCTGTGGCTGGAGGTGGACGGCAGCCCGGAGCCGCTGGCCTACCTCCGGCTGCTGGAGGAGGCCGACGGCACGTTCCGGATCGGGCGGGTGGTCACGGCCCGCGTCGCCCGCGGCCGCGGTTACAGCCGCAGGCTGGTCGAGGCCGCGCTGAGCGAGGTCGGCACGGTCGACTGCGTGCTGGACGCGCAGACCTACGTGGCCGACTTCTACGGCTCGTTCGGCTTCGTGGCCGAGAGCGCGGAGTTCATCGAGGACGGGATCCCGCACCTGCGGATGCGCCGGTCTCGGTGA
- a CDS encoding 8-amino-7-oxononanoate synthase: MSVSTGDSVFDWIDTRAEARAKAGLTRRLRPRPATSTDLDLASNDYLGFARDKRVTGAAAAASMRWGAGSTGSRLVTGSTELHTELEYELANFCGAQSALVFSSGFAANLGALTALSGAGTAIVADQYIHASLIDGCRLSKADVVVAGHTDVPQVKNALATRGERRALVVTDSVFSVDGDLAPLAELAAVCREHDAALVVDDAHGLGVLGEGGRGAVHAAGLAKSPDVVTTITLSKSLGAQGGAVLGPSRVIRHLVETARSFIFDTGLAPGSVAAALTALKVLREEPDRPGRALAAAVELSERLRAAGFRASAPTAAVVSVQAPSPEAAFEWAEACRAAGVVVGCFRPPSVPDGISRLRLTARADLSEADIERAVRVITETGASAGAGSRPR; encoded by the coding sequence GTGAGCGTGAGCACAGGTGACTCGGTGTTCGACTGGATCGACACCCGCGCGGAGGCCCGCGCCAAGGCCGGACTGACCCGCAGGCTGCGGCCGCGACCGGCGACGTCGACGGACCTCGACCTCGCCAGCAACGACTACCTCGGGTTCGCGCGGGACAAGCGGGTGACCGGGGCGGCCGCGGCGGCGTCGATGCGCTGGGGCGCGGGGTCGACGGGGTCGCGGCTGGTGACCGGCAGCACCGAGCTGCACACCGAACTCGAGTACGAGCTCGCGAACTTCTGCGGCGCGCAGTCCGCGCTGGTGTTCTCCTCCGGTTTCGCGGCGAACCTCGGCGCGCTCACGGCGCTGTCCGGGGCGGGCACCGCGATCGTGGCCGACCAGTACATCCACGCCTCCCTGATCGACGGCTGCCGGCTGTCGAAGGCGGACGTGGTCGTCGCGGGCCACACCGACGTTCCGCAGGTGAAGAACGCGCTGGCCACGCGGGGCGAGCGGCGGGCGCTGGTCGTGACGGACTCGGTGTTCTCCGTCGACGGCGACCTCGCGCCGCTGGCCGAGCTGGCGGCGGTGTGCCGCGAGCACGACGCCGCGTTGGTCGTGGACGACGCGCACGGCCTCGGCGTGCTGGGTGAAGGCGGTCGTGGCGCTGTGCACGCGGCGGGGCTGGCGAAGTCGCCGGACGTGGTCACCACGATCACGCTGTCGAAGTCCCTCGGCGCCCAGGGCGGCGCGGTGCTCGGGCCGAGCCGGGTCATCCGCCACCTGGTCGAGACCGCGCGCAGCTTCATCTTCGACACCGGCCTCGCGCCGGGCAGCGTGGCGGCGGCGCTGACCGCGCTGAAGGTGCTGCGCGAGGAACCCGACCGCCCCGGCCGGGCGCTGGCCGCGGCCGTCGAGCTGTCCGAACGCCTGCGCGCGGCGGGTTTCCGGGCCAGCGCGCCGACGGCGGCGGTCGTGTCCGTGCAGGCGCCCTCGCCCGAGGCCGCGTTCGAGTGGGCCGAGGCCTGCCGCGCGGCCGGTGTGGTCGTGGGCTGCTTCCGGCCGCCGTCGGTGCCCGACGGCATCTCGCGGCTGCGGCTGACCGCGCGGGCCGACCTGTCCGAGGCGGACATCGAGCGCGCGGTCCGCGTGATCACCGAGACCGGCGCATCCGCAGGTGCGGGATCCCGTCCTCGATGA
- a CDS encoding helix-turn-helix domain-containing protein: MGERADAVRNREAILVAAKCLIDERGLEAICMDDVAVAAGVGKGTVFRRFGDREGLVEALALKAGEGWRERAALILEDEDKSAAERVILFARELFDHVVETLPLVRAFEQVSRSYACGGGMEPIRDGLIGLVERLHPGGDAEFRAESLLVNLRAAHIHYLVHQRGMPVERVRAGVMGLAEDLVAPGAS; this comes from the coding sequence GTGGGAGAGCGCGCGGACGCGGTGCGCAACCGCGAGGCGATCCTGGTCGCCGCCAAGTGCCTGATCGACGAACGCGGGCTCGAGGCGATCTGCATGGACGACGTGGCGGTGGCCGCCGGCGTCGGCAAGGGCACGGTGTTCCGCCGGTTCGGCGACCGCGAGGGCCTGGTCGAGGCGTTGGCGCTGAAGGCGGGGGAGGGCTGGCGGGAGCGCGCGGCCCTGATCCTGGAGGACGAGGACAAGAGCGCGGCCGAACGGGTGATCCTGTTCGCGCGGGAGCTGTTCGACCACGTCGTGGAGACGTTGCCGCTGGTGCGGGCGTTCGAGCAGGTGTCGCGCTCGTACGCCTGCGGCGGCGGGATGGAGCCGATCCGGGACGGCCTGATCGGCCTGGTCGAGCGGCTGCACCCCGGCGGCGACGCGGAGTTCCGGGCCGAGTCGCTGCTGGTGAACTTGCGCGCCGCGCACATCCACTACCTCGTCCACCAGCGCGGGATGCCGGTGGAACGGGTGCGGGCGGGTGTGATGGGGCTCGCCGAGGACCTGGTCGCCCCCGGAGCGTCGTAG
- a CDS encoding zinc-binding dehydrogenase translates to MRAVRVHEFGGPEVLQVDDVPDPVAGPGQVLVEVTAIGLNYGEALQRSRASAELYDWYPQPPLPTTLGLEVAGVVRAVGQDVSGDLIGTEVLGFSLTGGYAELAVLPAAGAIPVPDGLSAREALALYVQGITALGLLDAARIRAGERVLVEAAAGGVGSLLVQLVTRAGATAVALARGEAKLALAKELGADEAVDYTAPDWTSRIAPVDVVLSSVGGEVSRSAFDLLSDGVGRMVLYGTASGSYADIPVKDVVRKGVALIGLRNLSGDPAYAAKLLADAFALGASGELRPVLGKSWPLGEAAAAHRALEERSTTGKQFLVP, encoded by the coding sequence ATGCGTGCGGTGCGCGTCCACGAGTTCGGCGGTCCCGAGGTGCTCCAGGTGGACGACGTCCCCGACCCGGTCGCCGGGCCGGGCCAGGTGCTGGTCGAGGTGACCGCGATCGGCCTGAACTACGGCGAGGCGCTCCAGCGCTCGCGGGCGTCGGCCGAGCTCTACGACTGGTACCCGCAGCCGCCCCTGCCGACCACCCTCGGCCTGGAGGTCGCGGGTGTCGTCCGCGCCGTCGGCCAGGACGTGTCCGGCGACCTCATCGGCACCGAGGTGCTCGGCTTCTCCCTCACCGGCGGCTACGCCGAACTGGCCGTGCTCCCCGCCGCGGGCGCCATCCCCGTGCCCGACGGCCTGAGCGCGCGCGAGGCACTCGCCCTCTACGTCCAGGGCATCACCGCCCTCGGGCTCCTGGACGCCGCCCGGATCCGGGCGGGCGAGCGCGTGCTGGTCGAGGCTGCCGCGGGCGGGGTCGGCAGCCTCCTGGTGCAGCTCGTCACCCGTGCCGGAGCCACCGCCGTGGCTCTGGCACGGGGCGAGGCCAAACTCGCGCTGGCCAAGGAACTCGGCGCCGACGAGGCCGTCGACTACACGGCGCCGGACTGGACTTCCCGGATCGCACCGGTCGACGTGGTCCTGTCCTCCGTGGGCGGCGAGGTGTCCCGGTCCGCGTTCGACCTGCTCAGCGACGGCGTGGGGCGGATGGTCCTCTACGGCACCGCGTCCGGCTCGTACGCCGACATCCCGGTGAAGGACGTGGTGCGCAAGGGCGTCGCCCTCATCGGCCTGCGCAACCTGTCCGGCGACCCGGCCTACGCCGCGAAGCTGCTCGCGGACGCCTTCGCGCTCGGCGCCTCCGGCGAACTCCGACCCGTGCTCGGGAAGTCCTGGCCGCTGGGCGAGGCCGCTGCGGCGCATCGGGCGCTGGAGGAGCGGAGCACCACGGGGAAGCAGTTCCTGGTTCCCTGA